A genomic region of Sulfobacillus acidophilus DSM 10332 contains the following coding sequences:
- a CDS encoding Protein of unknown function DUF457, transmembrane (PFAM: Predicted membrane-bound metal-dependent hydrolase (DUF457)~InterPro IPR007404~KEGG: aac:Aaci_1169 membrane-bound metal-dependent hydrolase~PFAM: Protein of unknown function DUF457, transmembrane~SPTR: Membrane-bound metal-dependent hydrolase), which produces MLAKTHIVAGVTAATVVAVVTHHPLSPAVLISGGLAGLAPDLDHPQALMTRKIPGASLIAGAAQQSGLIRHRGVLHSILFLWLTGWIGWRALTTAMSHGLWAIAVMLHLTSLMLAGIHAWQHGWLAGGLWAWYAGYGSHLLVDSWNTTGVQWFWPWASKVHFPWPNITVGTWPETVVRWGMVAALAVWHWPDALIVAAVAEGIYREMH; this is translated from the coding sequence ATGTTAGCGAAGACGCATATTGTCGCCGGGGTGACCGCCGCGACGGTGGTGGCCGTGGTGACGCATCATCCCTTAAGCCCGGCGGTGTTAATCAGTGGGGGACTGGCAGGCTTGGCCCCGGATCTTGATCATCCCCAAGCCTTGATGACGCGCAAAATTCCGGGCGCATCGCTGATCGCGGGAGCCGCCCAACAGTCGGGATTGATTCGCCATCGGGGGGTTCTTCATTCGATCCTGTTCTTATGGCTGACGGGGTGGATCGGCTGGCGAGCCCTAACGACCGCGATGAGCCACGGCCTCTGGGCCATCGCCGTCATGTTGCATCTCACGTCCCTCATGCTGGCGGGCATTCACGCCTGGCAACACGGCTGGCTCGCCGGAGGGCTTTGGGCCTGGTACGCCGGATACGGCAGCCATTTATTGGTCGATAGCTGGAACACGACGGGCGTGCAATGGTTTTGGCCGTGGGCGAGCAAAGTCCATTTTCCGTGGCCGAATATCACCGTGGGAACCTGGCCGGAAACCGTCGTGCGGTGGGGGATGGTGGCGGCGTTGGCTGTGTGGCATTGGCCGGACGCCCTCATCGTGGCGGCGGTGGCGGAGGGGATTTATCGGGAAATGCACTAA
- a CDS encoding DNA polymerase III, beta subunit (PFAM: DNA polymerase III beta subunit, C-terminal domain; DNA polymerase III beta subunit, N-terminal domain; DNA polymerase III beta subunit, central domain~TIGRFAM: DNA polymerase III, beta subunit~COGs: COG0592 DNA polymerase sliding clamp subunit (PCNA homolog)~InterPro IPR001001~KEGG: cyc:PCC7424_0340 DNA polymerase III subunit beta~PFAM: DNA polymerase III, beta chain~PRIAM: DNA-directed DNA polymerase~SMART: DNA polymerase III, beta chain~SPTR: DNA polymerase III, beta subunit;~TIGRFAM: DNA polymerase III, beta chain), whose amino-acid sequence MRCRVHQSDMVQAIQHVSRLIPAHPAHPAFANIEWTADATQGHLVFRATDGVIEIQRRIPAHVDEAGTVTVSARFAVDLITRLPDGEITIRQPTPDAVRLEFARNYVRLQTVSEAIPQWPLESDATAGMDATEWPIGTAGRWMRQLAFAVATDATRPVLQGIYIQATPDAWMAAATDGARISWLEQPCSGPPTPRSAIWPVKVLRELATLNEDAPLILRWYAQSLKAATDTAFIRTRFLEGTFPNVQAVRPTTVVVEGTTDMAHLRAAVDRAAVIASQHPGLPAVEIEHQASQLIVRSVTDTGEAWEAVPCVSQGPRMALRVNPRLVLDALRSFTGDTVQFAWSGLQTPLVWQSPADPGYVHWMLPLRVLE is encoded by the coding sequence ATGCGCTGCCGCGTCCATCAATCCGATATGGTCCAAGCGATCCAACACGTTAGTCGCCTCATCCCCGCGCATCCCGCGCATCCGGCATTTGCGAATATCGAATGGACGGCAGATGCCACGCAAGGCCATCTGGTGTTCCGGGCTACCGATGGTGTAATAGAAATTCAGCGGCGCATCCCGGCCCACGTGGATGAAGCCGGAACGGTAACGGTATCGGCCCGCTTCGCCGTTGACCTCATCACCCGCTTGCCCGATGGCGAAATCACAATTCGCCAACCCACGCCGGATGCAGTCCGATTAGAATTTGCGAGGAACTATGTCCGGCTACAAACTGTCTCCGAGGCGATTCCCCAATGGCCCCTCGAGTCTGACGCGACCGCCGGAATGGACGCAACGGAATGGCCAATCGGAACCGCCGGCCGATGGATGCGTCAATTAGCGTTTGCCGTAGCAACCGATGCCACTCGCCCTGTCTTGCAGGGGATATATATTCAGGCAACGCCCGACGCTTGGATGGCGGCGGCCACCGATGGCGCTCGCATTTCTTGGCTAGAACAACCGTGTAGCGGACCGCCAACGCCTCGGTCGGCTATTTGGCCGGTGAAGGTTTTGCGGGAACTCGCCACCCTCAACGAGGACGCGCCACTGATCCTACGGTGGTACGCCCAGAGCCTCAAAGCCGCGACGGATACGGCGTTCATCCGAACGCGGTTTTTGGAAGGCACTTTCCCCAATGTTCAAGCGGTCCGTCCGACAACGGTTGTGGTGGAAGGCACGACGGACATGGCCCATTTGCGGGCCGCGGTGGATCGTGCGGCGGTTATTGCCTCGCAACACCCCGGATTGCCTGCCGTTGAGATTGAACATCAAGCATCGCAGTTAATTGTGCGATCGGTCACGGACACCGGCGAAGCGTGGGAGGCTGTGCCGTGCGTGAGCCAAGGCCCCCGCATGGCTCTGCGAGTTAATCCTCGGCTCGTGCTGGATGCCCTTCGGTCTTTCACTGGCGATACGGTTCAATTTGCCTGGTCGGGATTGCAAACGCCGCTCGTCTGGCAAAGCCCTGCCGATCCCGGATATGTCCACTGGATGTTGCCGCTGCGAGTCCTCGAATAG
- a CDS encoding hypothetical protein (KEGG: rpa:RPA0213 OmpA family protein~SPTR: Possible OmpA family member) yields the protein MSDLIWRITPPIYRPADHLFATPEQAWHAAKLTGTWPARLELPTNLGLADPQQSQQWLAVLQTFHENGTEIWVGSQKWEPGTTITAPWPDGDPMTWSADLVPDAWDAESGCLVAAAGRVWWERQDPPTGSWVIGVIIDADDAPHDPHRIGQALAQITPTPHVRVHEDAQTWWVAWPSRPDAKGADWVRAVWHNLGEIRAGYALVTNAADWESRYQRARRLVSTHPTARIAPATNPDALPAVDWTQPLAVPRETVSIKTEKPSAPTTTVITVDSDPDMWPDAMKALTQDAETGAWLATVVERWWAARNAQSGPWWGILLQRSDLHQPWPDAWRQYTGARFLLTPMRLVVVGQGTMTSPEAQTLWRAARHAPECQRSYATWLTAAEWRTGWETLHAEIEEAPSAATAPPVAPEPPFTGEGRADEESPAPMEHVAPPMTDLPAADASPEANSAEAIPGAVETEAVATSGPTAAIAPDEQTAQSSPSAAGTEDAAVNSVADPSKITRLWRRLWRPSASEPTTSGPVMQRPRQIYPWRTGQPVQWDDAPIDPRLPSIFDIASPRPVEPAPAPPPSAEESQRSRRIVGSPPSEPATEAAPASEDYRSTDAEGSESPAAAPTSTGPAARRVSRQGRRFRVHPAEPTSDPSGGTAGPLVLPATGSSQPDPQPAIPPAEVVHPLDTPKSVPVAPPDGEPMRTVRRVKPTPQWDTPMDAPTVQGVMAGPTHRALTPPFVAWVWGMERHVGTTTAAVALAHWFAWWQETPVLLLDGHWMAPGVSRVLRRHVLPGLGWEATLRAARPWESPPQVVQISDRLTAWVIGPGVAWTAPLLSFWPKLLSRLPASVVVVDGGLQPPPQPVQWKGIVTMNPAHLGIVPSQTWILSRMQRVQGSRVIVLPSEPLGDEGVGSDAWRTAWDDVGQWIAGQLMEDQRVQKGR from the coding sequence ATGAGCGATCTCATTTGGCGGATTACGCCCCCCATTTATCGACCGGCAGATCATTTGTTTGCGACCCCGGAGCAAGCCTGGCACGCCGCGAAGCTGACCGGCACGTGGCCGGCGCGCCTGGAATTACCCACGAATTTAGGCTTGGCCGATCCGCAACAAAGCCAACAATGGCTTGCCGTTCTCCAAACCTTTCATGAAAACGGCACGGAAATTTGGGTCGGATCACAAAAATGGGAACCGGGTACAACCATAACCGCGCCGTGGCCGGACGGCGATCCGATGACCTGGTCGGCGGATTTAGTGCCGGACGCCTGGGATGCCGAATCGGGCTGTTTAGTCGCGGCAGCGGGGCGCGTGTGGTGGGAACGGCAAGATCCCCCGACCGGATCGTGGGTGATTGGAGTCATTATAGACGCGGACGATGCGCCGCACGATCCGCATCGCATCGGGCAAGCCCTCGCGCAAATTACCCCGACGCCGCATGTTCGGGTACATGAAGATGCGCAAACGTGGTGGGTCGCGTGGCCGAGCCGGCCCGATGCCAAAGGGGCCGATTGGGTTCGGGCGGTCTGGCATAATTTGGGGGAAATTCGGGCCGGATACGCACTGGTGACGAACGCCGCCGATTGGGAATCCCGGTATCAGCGGGCACGGCGGCTGGTTTCGACGCATCCAACGGCTCGCATCGCCCCCGCGACCAACCCTGATGCGTTACCGGCGGTGGATTGGACACAACCTCTGGCAGTACCACGAGAAACGGTGTCAATCAAAACCGAGAAACCCTCGGCGCCCACCACGACGGTCATTACCGTGGATAGCGATCCGGACATGTGGCCGGACGCGATGAAAGCGCTCACCCAAGACGCCGAAACCGGGGCCTGGCTCGCGACGGTAGTAGAGCGGTGGTGGGCGGCTCGGAACGCCCAATCCGGTCCGTGGTGGGGCATCCTCTTGCAACGATCCGACCTCCATCAGCCGTGGCCGGACGCCTGGCGGCAATATACGGGGGCGCGGTTCCTGTTGACGCCGATGCGCCTAGTTGTGGTGGGGCAAGGCACCATGACCAGCCCGGAAGCCCAAACCTTGTGGCGGGCCGCCCGTCACGCGCCGGAGTGTCAGAGGAGCTATGCCACGTGGCTCACGGCGGCGGAGTGGCGAACGGGATGGGAGACGTTGCATGCGGAAATCGAGGAGGCCCCATCTGCGGCGACCGCGCCCCCGGTCGCCCCCGAACCCCCGTTCACCGGGGAGGGTCGGGCAGACGAGGAATCGCCCGCGCCGATGGAACACGTTGCCCCGCCGATGACCGATCTTCCTGCGGCGGACGCATCCCCGGAAGCGAACTCGGCGGAGGCCATTCCGGGGGCCGTCGAAACCGAGGCGGTGGCAACAAGTGGGCCCACCGCGGCAATCGCCCCCGACGAGCAGACGGCCCAATCCTCCCCGTCCGCAGCAGGGACGGAGGACGCGGCAGTCAATTCGGTGGCGGACCCCTCCAAGATTACCCGGCTCTGGCGGCGGCTCTGGCGCCCTTCGGCGTCCGAACCGACGACATCAGGCCCGGTCATGCAACGGCCTCGACAGATCTATCCGTGGCGAACGGGGCAACCCGTCCAGTGGGACGATGCGCCGATTGATCCGCGACTCCCCTCGATCTTCGACATCGCATCTCCTCGCCCGGTCGAACCCGCGCCGGCCCCCCCTCCATCGGCGGAGGAGTCCCAACGGTCGCGGCGCATTGTAGGGTCGCCGCCATCCGAGCCAGCAACCGAGGCGGCCCCCGCCTCGGAAGACTATCGATCCACCGACGCGGAGGGTTCGGAATCCCCGGCGGCGGCCCCGACATCAACCGGCCCTGCGGCTCGCCGCGTCTCGCGTCAGGGTCGGCGGTTTCGAGTTCATCCCGCCGAACCGACCTCGGACCCGTCAGGGGGAACGGCGGGTCCGCTGGTTCTTCCGGCCACAGGATCTTCACAGCCCGATCCACAACCGGCCATCCCGCCGGCCGAAGTCGTGCATCCCCTCGACACCCCGAAGTCGGTCCCGGTTGCCCCGCCCGACGGCGAACCGATGCGGACCGTGCGACGAGTCAAGCCGACGCCGCAGTGGGATACTCCGATGGACGCCCCCACGGTTCAAGGGGTCATGGCCGGCCCCACGCATCGGGCCTTGACTCCGCCGTTTGTTGCCTGGGTTTGGGGGATGGAACGCCACGTCGGGACTACGACGGCCGCCGTGGCCTTGGCCCATTGGTTTGCGTGGTGGCAAGAAACGCCCGTCTTGTTATTGGATGGACATTGGATGGCTCCCGGTGTGAGTCGGGTTTTACGGCGTCATGTACTACCGGGATTAGGGTGGGAAGCAACCCTCCGGGCGGCTCGTCCGTGGGAATCGCCGCCCCAAGTGGTGCAGATTTCGGACCGATTAACCGCCTGGGTGATCGGGCCAGGAGTCGCGTGGACCGCGCCTCTCCTGTCGTTCTGGCCGAAATTGTTATCACGGCTCCCCGCATCGGTGGTCGTCGTTGATGGCGGGTTACAACCGCCCCCACAGCCCGTCCAATGGAAAGGCATTGTCACCATGAACCCAGCCCATTTAGGCATTGTTCCGTCCCAAACGTGGATTCTCTCGCGGATGCAACGGGTGCAAGGGTCTCGCGTGATTGTTCTCCCCTCCGAACCGTTGGGCGATGAAGGCGTGGGGTCCGATGCGTGGCGTACCGCATGGGATGATGTGGGGCAGTGGATCGCCGGGCAATTGATGGAAGATCAGCGGGTGCAAAAAGGTCGTTAA
- a CDS encoding protein of unknown function DUF87 (PFAM: Domain of unknown function DUF87~InterPro IPR002789~KEGG: cai:Caci_4080 type IV secretory pathway VirB4 protein-like protein~PFAM: Protein of unknown function DUF87~SPTR: Putative uncharacterized protein): MINQWSRIRRPANPDAQPGALDHWYETARAIQLHASNDGMGVAHQAFVVTDWPPSSTTDYFPTLQMPLHQGQWPTVHWMWAATPSRLDLDESLAKKIRRLELMLTLNRNDTLGPRRDEYQAYQGLIALRNLLLETGGPLVDIQTIIIVTSPPEWLASDVQELRARWQAYGIHTRLLDADQLPALLRTFQGPQAAPLVDTPRSWMQRLRHWIFPPAQQWEPRTVLPHRASQWMWPGWGQVGDPPSAVYVGHTPQHQPVFVDFRRTAQSDAANVLVAGATGSGKSFWMKTLVQGLLDNGFRIIIFDVDGEYRALCHAVHGTWIDVSADGGGAYPDPLTIPDAYDPTDTPEHRWRSMLGNVSRLLGILGQLTESELAAVERSVVRAWATYNVTVENSASWPRTVDDPHPTMEDVWHQLDRARPTDVDAGAAADKLWRAVWGSQSLLFQGRRLPWTVPTTPLTVWYLGNLARTEQTMPPDMAARYALVLTVTWGWLRHWKRQREWSVVAVDEAQRIIPQPVLGASLVDLASTIRKWNGVLLAATNTLDPLREGIGAQLWDHTPVKALLKMENNHIQAFAPGLHMPPGVQHQWENLPENQVLLRTVEGNWAVVEAVVPPGEEQLYRTRGG; encoded by the coding sequence ATGATTAACCAATGGTCTCGCATTCGGAGGCCCGCGAATCCCGACGCCCAGCCAGGCGCACTCGATCACTGGTACGAAACGGCGCGGGCCATCCAATTACATGCCTCAAATGACGGCATGGGCGTGGCTCATCAAGCGTTTGTGGTGACGGATTGGCCGCCGTCTTCCACGACGGATTATTTTCCGACCTTGCAAATGCCGTTGCATCAAGGACAATGGCCGACCGTGCATTGGATGTGGGCCGCGACCCCGAGTCGATTGGACCTGGATGAATCCTTAGCGAAAAAAATTCGACGCTTGGAACTGATGTTAACGTTGAATCGCAACGATACCTTGGGCCCCCGACGAGACGAATATCAAGCGTACCAAGGGTTAATCGCTTTGCGGAACCTGCTCTTGGAAACCGGGGGACCGTTGGTCGACATTCAAACCATTATCATTGTCACGTCGCCTCCGGAATGGTTAGCCAGCGATGTGCAAGAACTGCGGGCGCGATGGCAAGCCTATGGCATTCATACCCGGCTGTTGGATGCGGATCAATTGCCGGCGCTGCTCCGAACGTTTCAAGGCCCTCAAGCCGCGCCCCTGGTGGATACCCCCCGTTCGTGGATGCAACGGCTGCGACACTGGATCTTCCCCCCGGCGCAACAATGGGAGCCACGCACCGTTCTCCCGCACCGAGCCAGTCAATGGATGTGGCCGGGATGGGGGCAGGTGGGCGATCCCCCGTCGGCTGTGTATGTGGGACATACGCCGCAACATCAACCCGTCTTTGTTGATTTTCGACGTACAGCCCAAAGCGATGCCGCGAACGTCTTGGTGGCCGGAGCTACCGGGTCCGGCAAATCCTTTTGGATGAAAACGCTCGTGCAAGGCTTATTGGATAATGGCTTTAGAATCATTATTTTTGATGTGGACGGCGAATATCGGGCCTTGTGTCACGCGGTCCACGGCACTTGGATCGATGTCTCGGCGGATGGCGGGGGAGCGTATCCCGATCCGTTGACGATCCCCGACGCCTACGACCCTACGGATACCCCGGAACACCGATGGCGAAGCATGTTGGGAAACGTGTCTCGGCTATTGGGCATTTTGGGGCAACTCACCGAATCCGAATTAGCCGCCGTGGAACGATCGGTCGTTCGCGCCTGGGCCACGTATAACGTGACCGTGGAGAACTCGGCCTCGTGGCCGCGAACGGTCGATGACCCGCATCCCACGATGGAGGATGTCTGGCATCAACTCGACCGGGCCCGCCCGACCGATGTGGACGCCGGAGCCGCCGCGGACAAACTCTGGCGAGCCGTCTGGGGATCGCAGAGCCTCCTCTTCCAAGGCCGTCGATTGCCGTGGACGGTGCCAACTACTCCGTTGACCGTCTGGTATCTAGGGAATTTGGCCCGCACGGAACAGACCATGCCTCCAGACATGGCGGCCCGTTATGCGTTGGTGTTGACCGTAACGTGGGGCTGGTTGCGCCATTGGAAACGGCAGCGGGAATGGTCCGTTGTCGCGGTCGATGAAGCCCAGCGCATTATCCCGCAACCCGTCTTAGGCGCGTCGTTGGTGGACTTGGCATCGACGATTCGGAAGTGGAACGGGGTTTTGCTCGCGGCCACGAACACGCTTGATCCCCTGCGCGAGGGGATTGGGGCGCAGTTATGGGATCACACGCCGGTCAAAGCCTTGTTGAAAATGGAAAACAATCACATCCAAGCCTTTGCGCCGGGATTGCACATGCCGCCCGGTGTACAACACCAATGGGAAAATCTGCCCGAAAACCAAGTCCTCTTGCGAACCGTGGAAGGCAATTGGGCTGTGGTGGAGGCAGTCGTCCCGCCAGGAGAAGAGCAACTGTATCGGACTCGAGGAGGCTAG
- a CDS encoding cell division FtsK/SpoIIIE (PFAM: FtsK/SpoIIIE family~COGs: COG1674 DNA segregation ATPase FtsK/SpoIIIE and related protein~InterPro IPR002543~KEGG: dra:DR_0400 cell division protein FtsK~PFAM: Cell divisionFtsK/SpoIIIE~SPTR: Uncharacterized ftsK-like protein DR_0400) encodes MWVAWALAALVVGILLQHTTGIFGRGGQILSGGTFWQALRQGPPVSSSHPPVSAPPGMPHPSVSVFHSGEAASPRLFPSWEIMGEWGLGLGLLIWGLWGTLLWAYNTSPAHRTWSRWGDWMLWRWPIVTAGLLFRRPDWVTEAWRRHRALQDDRGPTLAPTIPPTWMRAAQALDQGFAQSLPDVAWMTTEDGQRTRRMHIVATPSGIGPQWPHGFHAPTMEHWREWAAQWGPTVLVHAGVGDAWQLDAWGFFHPLPTSGESVQPIPGPISTTGNLPPSPPSASAVPLSPATQWGRHSLKWGDLMALAPESAPPLAEPLEPARIEDVISVLNRLGLPGAKPIGGFRGLTVDIIEIRPEPAWANRLLTPTMAMTLAGQLGHGDVPLNIHYVRGKPGVVAIERPRPDRRFVDLMTVLAQTPTDTRRQLQGMAIPICLGVTPDGQVVWSDMTTWPHCLIGGTTNSGKTTVISSLLTSLTITMPPSDLRITIVDPKHGSQFPWVHHMPHIDAVLLEPDDVVALVAQWADEQEERYKQFAELGVPDLITARQRGMVSLPYRLLVIDEYKDLKDRLDKDAIKEFERNIGRLGQKARGAGFYLWIATQHPLANIISSPLKANLPTRIALRTSSASDSQVILDRSGAETLLGKGDALFLPVNVNEPIRVQTPAVLQESLWDYIIKAWKLTTNGYQEM; translated from the coding sequence ATGTGGGTTGCTTGGGCCCTTGCGGCCCTGGTTGTGGGCATTTTGTTGCAACACACCACGGGCATTTTCGGACGAGGGGGGCAGATCCTGTCCGGCGGGACGTTTTGGCAAGCTCTACGGCAAGGCCCCCCTGTTTCTAGCTCCCACCCCCCCGTATCCGCCCCCCCTGGGATGCCTCATCCCTCGGTATCGGTCTTCCATTCGGGGGAGGCAGCCTCGCCCCGGCTCTTTCCCTCATGGGAGATCATGGGGGAATGGGGCTTGGGGCTGGGACTCCTGATCTGGGGCCTGTGGGGAACGCTGTTATGGGCCTACAACACGTCGCCAGCCCATCGAACGTGGTCTCGATGGGGCGATTGGATGCTCTGGCGATGGCCCATCGTCACTGCCGGGCTGCTATTTCGTCGACCCGATTGGGTGACAGAGGCTTGGCGACGGCATCGGGCGCTTCAGGATGATCGGGGACCGACTCTCGCTCCCACGATTCCGCCAACGTGGATGCGCGCCGCCCAAGCGTTGGATCAAGGATTTGCCCAGAGCCTTCCCGACGTGGCGTGGATGACCACCGAAGACGGTCAACGGACTCGCCGAATGCACATTGTCGCGACCCCTAGCGGGATTGGCCCGCAATGGCCGCATGGCTTTCATGCCCCCACGATGGAACACTGGCGGGAATGGGCGGCCCAATGGGGGCCCACTGTGCTCGTTCATGCCGGGGTGGGGGATGCCTGGCAACTCGATGCCTGGGGATTTTTTCATCCTCTCCCAACATCGGGTGAATCGGTTCAGCCCATACCCGGCCCGATTTCAACGACGGGGAATCTGCCGCCATCACCCCCATCGGCCTCTGCGGTTCCTTTATCCCCGGCCACCCAATGGGGGCGGCATAGCTTAAAATGGGGCGATTTAATGGCCCTGGCGCCTGAATCCGCCCCCCCGTTGGCGGAACCCTTAGAACCCGCTCGGATCGAGGACGTGATTAGCGTGTTAAATCGTCTAGGACTCCCGGGCGCAAAACCGATAGGGGGCTTCCGGGGATTAACGGTCGATATCATCGAAATTCGCCCCGAGCCGGCCTGGGCTAATCGGTTGTTAACGCCCACGATGGCGATGACGTTGGCCGGACAACTGGGGCATGGCGATGTTCCGTTAAATATTCATTATGTTCGTGGCAAACCTGGGGTGGTGGCGATTGAACGACCGCGACCAGATCGGCGGTTTGTCGATTTAATGACAGTGTTGGCTCAAACCCCAACCGATACTCGACGCCAATTACAAGGGATGGCCATCCCGATTTGTTTGGGTGTAACTCCCGATGGGCAGGTTGTATGGTCGGATATGACTACCTGGCCGCATTGCTTAATTGGGGGAACAACTAACAGTGGAAAAACTACAGTCATTTCATCCTTGCTAACCAGTTTAACAATTACCATGCCGCCGTCCGACCTACGGATCACCATTGTCGATCCGAAACACGGCTCACAATTTCCGTGGGTTCATCATATGCCACACATTGATGCCGTTTTGCTTGAACCGGATGATGTCGTTGCATTAGTAGCGCAATGGGCCGATGAGCAAGAAGAACGGTATAAACAATTTGCCGAATTAGGCGTGCCAGATTTAATTACGGCTCGGCAACGAGGAATGGTATCGTTGCCGTATCGTCTTTTAGTGATTGATGAATATAAAGATCTTAAGGATCGCCTGGATAAAGATGCCATAAAAGAATTTGAACGGAATATTGGCCGATTGGGTCAAAAAGCACGAGGTGCAGGGTTTTATCTATGGATTGCCACACAACATCCATTAGCCAATATTATTAGTTCGCCCTTAAAAGCAAATCTCCCTACTCGTATCGCCTTGCGGACATCATCGGCCTCGGATTCTCAAGTGATTTTAGATCGATCAGGAGCGGAAACCTTATTAGGGAAGGGCGATGCGTTATTTCTTCCGGTGAATGTCAATGAACCGATTCGAGTACAAACTCCAGCAGTTTTACAAGAATCGCTCTGGGACTATATTATTAAGGCGTGGAAGTTAACCACAAACGGATATCAAGAAATGTGA
- a CDS encoding hypothetical protein (KEGG: bta:788582 mucin 3B), translating to MPRNPKPIHIGTSLAWRSILQWGALGGIGLAGIGGALWYGTHVPASRAGKPIVLKTPTPSALQQTPPSGTSPASPPVSQSSPSGVPRSSPPSTHPPTPPVSTPPQSSLWASMATIDTHYLTQLVALQHQALPWLTASVANDATVGLNDFNNPIVLNQYHVPPLPPSLAAAGVNPATLPANNSIEGLSSSRVALWQAEADHGPTVAHLSAAQLTTAVNTATQFLLADDGNGCSAVYLQNPFAAWVSGSRTYALTSPAISVGGLTGPQGLFAQRQYVYQAWANVSAATIGFSTPDPQPAGHVVTTVLINNIQVNLVMGGIDQGHEIIGIYPAPPTNVAVDLIQDNGQTRWYVSWASSGETGNPSRVLWTGPAVS from the coding sequence ATGCCCCGAAATCCCAAACCGATCCATATCGGGACATCCCTGGCTTGGCGCTCGATATTACAATGGGGGGCGTTAGGGGGGATAGGCTTGGCAGGAATCGGGGGGGCATTATGGTACGGAACGCACGTACCTGCATCGCGAGCGGGGAAACCCATCGTCTTAAAAACTCCCACTCCCTCGGCGTTGCAGCAAACTCCGCCATCCGGCACATCCCCGGCCTCGCCCCCTGTTTCGCAATCTTCGCCGTCCGGGGTGCCTCGGTCATCACCCCCTTCAACCCATCCGCCAACCCCGCCGGTGTCCACTCCGCCGCAATCCTCGCTATGGGCGTCGATGGCGACAATAGATACCCATTATCTGACCCAATTAGTGGCTCTACAACACCAGGCATTACCGTGGCTCACTGCGAGCGTGGCGAACGATGCGACCGTGGGGCTGAACGATTTTAATAATCCCATTGTCCTGAATCAATATCACGTGCCGCCTCTCCCGCCCTCGCTCGCGGCCGCCGGTGTGAATCCGGCGACACTTCCGGCCAATAACAGCATTGAGGGGTTGAGTTCGTCTCGTGTCGCCCTATGGCAAGCCGAGGCAGATCACGGACCGACAGTCGCTCATCTGAGCGCGGCCCAATTGACCACGGCAGTCAATACGGCAACACAATTTCTTCTGGCAGATGACGGTAATGGATGTAGCGCCGTATACTTGCAAAACCCTTTTGCGGCATGGGTTAGTGGATCGCGCACGTATGCCTTAACGTCACCGGCAATTTCCGTCGGTGGCCTAACAGGCCCCCAAGGGCTGTTTGCCCAACGCCAGTACGTTTATCAGGCATGGGCCAACGTCAGCGCAGCGACCATCGGATTTTCCACGCCCGATCCCCAACCAGCCGGTCATGTCGTGACCACCGTTCTCATTAACAATATTCAGGTCAATTTGGTTATGGGCGGCATTGACCAAGGGCATGAAATCATCGGAATTTACCCGGCCCCCCCGACGAACGTAGCCGTCGATCTGATTCAGGATAACGGTCAAACGCGCTGGTATGTCTCCTGGGCTTCATCGGGAGAGACCGGCAATCCCAGCCGAGTGCTGTGGACCGGCCCCGCCGTATCCTAA